In Deinococcus aerius, the following proteins share a genomic window:
- a CDS encoding MDR family oxidoreductase, translating into MTQPRLPERFRALRAVKDDAGFRAEFQQLTPADLPGGDTVVRVTHSSLNYKDGLAVTGRPGVLRSYPMTPGIDLAGTVVSDETGTYQPGAPVLLTGWGIGERQDGGYAEYARVRSEWLVPLPGGTGAEWAMSVGTAGFTAMLAVLSLEDHGLTPGSGEVLVTGAAGGVGSTAVALLAAAGHTVTASTGRREEEAYLRSLGAANVIGREELPGLKRPLEKERWAGVVDSVGGETLAGALASTRAHGSVAACGLAGGSALATTVFPFILRGVNLLGIDSVNCPTPRRRAAWERLARDLPADKLADVTQVRPLSDVPALAEEILAGRVRGRTVIDVSR; encoded by the coding sequence ATGACCCAGCCCCGCCTGCCCGAACGCTTTCGTGCCCTGCGCGCCGTGAAGGATGACGCGGGCTTCCGCGCCGAGTTTCAGCAGCTCACACCCGCCGACCTGCCGGGTGGCGACACGGTCGTGCGCGTGACCCATTCCAGCCTGAACTATAAGGACGGCCTGGCGGTGACCGGGAGGCCCGGCGTGCTGCGGTCGTACCCGATGACGCCCGGCATCGACCTTGCGGGAACGGTCGTCAGCGACGAGACGGGCACCTATCAACCGGGCGCCCCGGTGCTGCTCACCGGCTGGGGCATCGGCGAGCGGCAGGACGGCGGGTACGCTGAGTACGCGCGGGTCCGGTCGGAGTGGCTGGTGCCCCTGCCCGGGGGAACCGGCGCCGAGTGGGCGATGAGCGTCGGCACGGCGGGCTTCACGGCGATGCTCGCGGTGTTGAGCCTGGAGGACCACGGCCTGACTCCCGGAAGCGGCGAGGTGCTGGTCACGGGCGCAGCGGGCGGCGTGGGCAGCACGGCGGTCGCCCTCCTCGCGGCGGCGGGCCATACGGTCACGGCGAGCACCGGGCGGCGTGAGGAGGAGGCCTACCTGCGCTCCCTCGGCGCCGCGAACGTCATCGGGCGGGAAGAATTGCCCGGGCTGAAGCGTCCCCTGGAGAAGGAACGCTGGGCGGGCGTGGTGGACAGCGTGGGTGGCGAGACGCTGGCCGGGGCCCTCGCCAGCACGCGCGCGCACGGCTCGGTCGCGGCCTGCGGGCTGGCGGGGGGGAGTGCTCTCGCCACCACCGTCTTCCCCTTCATCCTCCGGGGGGTGAATCTCCTGGGGATCGACTCGGTGAACTGCCCGACCCCCCGCCGCCGGGCCGCCTGGGAACGCCTGGCCCGCGACCTTCCGGCAGACAAACTGGCCGACGTGACGCAGGTTCGCCCGCTGAGCGACGTTCCCGCGCTGGCCGAGGAGATTCTGGCGGGGCGGGTGCGGGGCCGCACGGTCATAGACGTGAGCCGCTGA
- the recQ gene encoding DNA helicase RecQ: MTAAAPSTTDQRALQTLKSVWGYDAFRGVQANIVRTVAEGGNALVLMPTGGGKSLCYQVPSLLRPGVGIVVSPLIALMKDQVDSLRQVGVRAAFLNSTLSPEGVREVESALIAGNLDLLYVAPERLLLPRTLDLLERAPVALFAIDEAHCVSQWGHDFRPEYGQLHVLPERFPHIPRVALTATADERTRADMLRVLGLHGAPQFISSFDRPNLQYRVMQKEGPKTQLLDFIRAEHEGDAGIVYCLSRKSVEETAGWLQAQGVDALPYHAGLSPRERNHAQDRFLNEEGLVVVATVAFGMGIDKPNVRFVAHLDLPKSLEGYYQETGRAGRDGLPGTAWMVYGLADVVNVKRMLDQSLAPPDVKRIEAAKLDALLTYCEAATCRRQVLLAYFGETLPGPCGNCDVCLNPPRVRDATREAQMALSAAVRTGNRFGAAHLTDVLLGRETEKVRAMGHHQLPTFGVGKAHDEKTWRGLLRQLVSLGYLAAGEHHGLSATAKARALLKGEETLQLREETLAPKPARVGRDRSARPGRTPVGAHDQPLFEALRQWRLGKAREQSVPPYVIFSDATLKTIAELRPGSLHTLGTVSGVGGRKLEAYGEEVLGVVRGHSGGPRPMPGRQPSEAERGAAGNAAVLGVLGGSDRLPTSTPEVGTWPTTLFPEAPTPQAAGQTPQAPHPEVAEALRELRKELCRETGLSAFVIFPNATLEALAARQPRTLDDLRGLPGMGEKRIEAYGERIIDAVLTALDE; encoded by the coding sequence ATGACCGCCGCCGCCCCTTCCACCACCGATCAGCGTGCCCTGCAAACCCTGAAAAGCGTCTGGGGATATGACGCCTTCCGGGGCGTGCAGGCCAACATCGTCCGCACGGTGGCGGAGGGGGGCAACGCGCTCGTGCTGATGCCGACGGGCGGCGGCAAAAGCCTGTGCTACCAGGTGCCCTCGCTGCTGCGCCCCGGGGTGGGCATCGTGGTCTCTCCCCTGATCGCGCTCATGAAGGACCAGGTGGACTCGCTGCGGCAGGTGGGGGTGCGCGCCGCCTTCCTGAACTCCACCCTCAGCCCGGAGGGGGTGCGCGAGGTAGAGTCGGCCCTGATCGCCGGGAACCTCGACCTGCTGTACGTGGCGCCCGAGCGTTTGCTGCTGCCGCGCACCCTCGACCTGCTGGAACGCGCCCCCGTCGCCCTCTTCGCCATCGACGAGGCGCACTGCGTCTCCCAGTGGGGGCACGACTTCCGGCCCGAGTACGGGCAGCTCCACGTGCTGCCGGAGCGCTTCCCGCACATCCCGCGTGTCGCCCTCACCGCCACCGCCGACGAGCGCACCCGGGCGGACATGCTGCGCGTCCTCGGGCTGCACGGGGCGCCGCAGTTCATCTCATCCTTCGACCGCCCCAACCTCCAGTACCGGGTCATGCAGAAGGAGGGGCCGAAAACCCAGCTCCTCGACTTCATCCGGGCCGAACACGAGGGGGACGCGGGCATCGTGTACTGCCTCTCGCGCAAGTCGGTGGAGGAGACGGCGGGGTGGCTCCAGGCACAGGGGGTGGACGCCCTCCCGTACCACGCGGGCCTCTCGCCGCGCGAGCGCAACCACGCCCAGGACCGCTTCCTCAACGAGGAGGGGCTGGTCGTCGTGGCGACGGTCGCCTTCGGCATGGGCATCGACAAGCCCAACGTGCGCTTCGTCGCCCACCTCGACCTGCCCAAGAGCCTGGAGGGCTACTACCAGGAGACGGGCCGCGCCGGGCGCGACGGCCTGCCGGGCACCGCCTGGATGGTCTACGGCCTGGCCGACGTGGTGAACGTCAAGCGGATGCTCGACCAGAGCCTCGCGCCCCCGGACGTGAAGCGCATCGAGGCGGCCAAGCTCGACGCCCTGCTGACCTACTGCGAGGCCGCGACCTGCCGCCGCCAGGTGCTGCTGGCGTACTTCGGGGAGACGCTGCCCGGGCCCTGCGGGAACTGCGACGTGTGCCTGAATCCCCCGCGTGTGCGCGACGCCACCCGCGAGGCGCAGATGGCCCTCTCGGCGGCGGTCCGAACGGGCAACCGCTTCGGGGCGGCCCACCTCACCGATGTTCTGCTGGGCCGCGAGACGGAGAAGGTCCGGGCGATGGGGCACCACCAGCTCCCCACCTTCGGCGTGGGCAAGGCGCACGACGAGAAGACCTGGCGGGGCCTGCTGCGCCAGCTTGTCAGCCTGGGCTACCTCGCGGCGGGGGAGCACCACGGGCTGAGCGCCACCGCCAAGGCCCGTGCGCTGCTGAAGGGCGAGGAGACCCTCCAGTTGCGCGAGGAGACGCTCGCCCCGAAGCCCGCCCGGGTAGGCCGCGACCGCTCCGCCCGCCCGGGCCGCACCCCGGTGGGCGCCCACGATCAGCCACTCTTCGAGGCGCTGCGGCAGTGGCGGCTGGGCAAGGCGCGCGAGCAATCCGTCCCGCCCTACGTGATCTTCAGCGACGCGACCCTCAAGACGATCGCCGAACTGCGCCCCGGCAGCCTGCACACCCTGGGCACCGTGAGCGGCGTCGGCGGGCGCAAACTGGAAGCCTACGGCGAGGAGGTGCTGGGGGTGGTGCGGGGGCATTCGGGCGGCCCCCGACCCATGCCCGGCCGCCAGCCCAGCGAGGCCGAGCGGGGCGCGGCGGGCAATGCGGCGGTGCTGGGGGTGTTGGGGGGGAGCGACAGGCTCCCCACCTCCACCCCTGAAGTCGGCACCTGGCCCACGACCCTCTTCCCGGAGGCGCCCACCCCACAGGCGGCAGGCCAGACGCCACAGGCCCCCCACCCCGAGGTCGCCGAGGCCCTGCGCGAACTGCGGAAGGAACTGTGCCGCGAGACGGGGCTCAGCGCCTTCGTGATCTTCCCCAACGCGACGCTGGAGGCGCTGGCTGCCCGGCAGCCGCGCACGCTCGATGACCTCCGCGGGCTGCCCGGCATGGGCGAGAAGCGCATCGAGGCCTACGGCGAGCGGATCATCGACGCGGTGTTGACGGCGCTGGACGAGTAG
- a CDS encoding DinB family protein: protein MSVTALRLSHAFRRNLSLIARHAGDVSEEAALARAGEGSSLNWVVGHCLASRTRLLEGLGALPEGLDASAVRACYGRGTVPDPDAAWLLTDLLRWLEASQGRLETALPTADLSAATESPFGILPLADLLDQFAWHEATHAGQLAVLRRVAASVGP, encoded by the coding sequence ATGTCCGTCACCGCCCTGCGCCTGAGCCACGCCTTTCGCCGCAACCTGAGCCTCATCGCCCGGCACGCCGGGGACGTGTCCGAGGAGGCCGCCTTGGCTCGGGCGGGGGAGGGCAGCAGCCTGAACTGGGTGGTGGGGCACTGCCTGGCGAGCCGCACCCGGCTGCTGGAGGGACTGGGCGCCCTGCCCGAGGGGCTGGACGCCTCGGCGGTGCGGGCCTGCTACGGCCGGGGGACGGTCCCTGACCCGGACGCCGCCTGGCTCCTCACCGACCTGCTGCGCTGGCTGGAAGCCTCGCAGGGCCGCCTGGAAACCGCCCTGCCGACCGCCGACCTCTCCGCCGCCACCGAGTCCCCCTTTGGCATCCTGCCCCTGGCCGACCTGCTCGACCAGTTCGCGTGGCACGAGGCGACGCACGCGGGGCAACTCGCGGTGCTGCGGCGGGTGGCGGCCTCAGTCGGCCCCTGA
- a CDS encoding MFS transporter, which translates to MTEAPTLSPAARRARRLATSGLVLGVFLAALESSVVATAMPSVIADLGGQRLYALPFAVYLLTSTVSSPLWGRASDVLGRRRLYLIGVVLFLLGSALCGLAQSMGGLVAARALQGLGAGAVLPLTLTIIGETYPLAERGRVQALISGVWGLSGLLGPLLGGWLTDTLSWRWTFYASLPFGLASLLTALRHLRETGTPRPARLDWAGAALFTLGSGLTVWGLEGKAWLLVIPGLLILLAAVAVERRHPDPLLPMRALARRATAIAFTGNFLGGAAYFGVIAYLPLYAQGVGGGGATGAGAILTPMLVGWTLTSILSARLLTRVPLARLAQVGFLVLTGTFALLTLVVHSPLWVTSALGFVVGMGMGFAMLSLLLSAQEEAARPELGAVTSGVLFARQMGGALGVALMALLIGSGALASGGVALAEGLRRAYVFAFVLVAAGFALSLALRAGKPAVAQTPGAARETSGAD; encoded by the coding sequence ATGACGGAGGCCCCGACGTTGTCCCCTGCCGCCCGCCGTGCTCGCCGACTCGCCACCAGCGGCCTCGTCCTGGGCGTCTTTCTGGCCGCGCTGGAATCGAGCGTGGTCGCCACCGCCATGCCCAGCGTGATCGCGGACCTGGGGGGGCAACGGCTGTACGCGCTGCCCTTCGCGGTGTACCTGCTGACGAGCACGGTGAGCAGCCCGCTGTGGGGCCGGGCCTCGGACGTGCTGGGGCGGCGGCGGCTGTACCTGATCGGGGTGGTGCTGTTCCTGCTGGGGAGCGCGCTGTGCGGCCTCGCCCAGAGCATGGGCGGGCTGGTGGCGGCCCGCGCGCTTCAGGGGCTGGGGGCGGGGGCGGTGCTGCCCCTCACGCTGACGATCATCGGGGAGACGTACCCGCTTGCCGAGCGCGGGCGGGTGCAGGCCTTGATCAGCGGGGTGTGGGGCCTGTCGGGCCTGCTGGGGCCGCTGCTGGGCGGCTGGCTGACCGACACGCTGTCGTGGCGCTGGACCTTCTACGCGAGCCTGCCGTTCGGCCTGGCCTCCCTGCTGACCGCGCTGCGGCACCTGCGCGAGACGGGCACGCCGCGCCCCGCCCGGCTGGACTGGGCGGGCGCGGCCCTCTTCACGCTGGGGAGCGGCCTGACCGTGTGGGGGCTGGAGGGGAAGGCGTGGCTCCTCGTCATCCCCGGCCTGCTCATCCTGCTCGCCGCCGTGGCGGTCGAGCGGCGGCACCCGGACCCGCTGCTCCCCATGCGGGCGCTGGCCCGGCGGGCAACGGCCATCGCCTTCACCGGCAACTTCCTGGGCGGCGCGGCCTACTTCGGCGTGATCGCCTACCTGCCGCTGTATGCGCAGGGGGTGGGTGGCGGCGGGGCGACCGGCGCGGGCGCGATCCTCACCCCCATGCTGGTGGGCTGGACCCTCACGAGCATCCTCAGCGCGCGGCTGCTGACCCGGGTGCCGCTCGCCCGGCTGGCGCAGGTGGGGTTCCTGGTGCTGACCGGAACGTTTGCCCTCCTCACGCTCGTGGTGCACTCGCCGCTGTGGGTCACGTCAGCACTCGGCTTCGTGGTCGGCATGGGGATGGGCTTTGCGATGCTCAGCCTGCTCCTCTCGGCACAGGAAGAGGCGGCCCGCCCGGAACTCGGCGCCGTCACGAGCGGCGTGCTGTTCGCCCGGCAGATGGGCGGGGCGCTGGGCGTGGCGCTGATGGCCCTGCTCATCGGCTCGGGAGCCCTCGCCTCGGGCGGTGTGGCGCTGGCGGAGGGGCTGCGGCGGGCCTACGTGTTCGCCTTCGTCCTGGTGGCGGCGGGGTTCGCCCTCAGCCTCGCGCTGCGGGCGGGGAAACCCGCCGTGGCCCAGACGCCGGGTGCGGCGCGGGAAACGTCAGGGGCCGACTGA
- a CDS encoding alpha/beta fold hydrolase, with protein sequence MSRLRSRPAVPPRLRLALALVLALLAGGAVGRVSTVLLRPPLVLGQDAAYPGSAAVVRLEREPHPFIDIQPQDGRANTLLVLYPGGLVRPQAYEWLGRALAADGVQTVIPVFPLDLAVLGVNRAGELIDRFGPGKRVVLAGHSLGGAMAASYAARHPADLSGLILMAAYPAGNVSLRAAPYPVLSLLAERDGVASAADVRGGLSRLPPNTALTVLPGAVHAFFGRYGPQKGDGQPTVTREETERRIVAAVRAFLHALPERGAASTQPARQGR encoded by the coding sequence ATGTCCCGCCTGAGAAGCCGGCCCGCGGTCCCGCCCCGCCTCCGCCTGGCCCTGGCCCTGGTGCTGGCCCTGCTGGCGGGGGGCGCGGTGGGCCGCGTCAGCACCGTCCTCCTGCGCCCACCCCTGGTCCTCGGGCAGGACGCGGCCTACCCCGGCTCGGCGGCGGTGGTGAGGCTGGAACGGGAGCCGCACCCTTTCATCGACATCCAGCCGCAGGACGGGCGGGCGAACACGTTGCTCGTCCTGTACCCCGGCGGGCTGGTGCGGCCCCAGGCGTACGAGTGGCTGGGCCGGGCGCTCGCGGCGGACGGAGTACAGACGGTCATCCCGGTCTTTCCACTCGACCTGGCCGTGCTGGGGGTGAACCGGGCGGGGGAGCTGATCGACCGCTTCGGGCCGGGCAAACGGGTGGTCCTGGCCGGGCACTCGCTGGGCGGGGCTATGGCGGCGAGCTACGCGGCGAGGCATCCGGCGGACCTTTCCGGCCTGATCCTGATGGCGGCCTACCCGGCGGGGAATGTCAGCCTTCGGGCCGCCCCGTACCCAGTCCTCTCCCTCCTCGCCGAGCGGGACGGGGTGGCGAGCGCGGCGGACGTGCGGGGCGGCCTCTCGCGCCTGCCGCCGAACACGGCACTCACGGTGCTGCCGGGGGCGGTCCACGCCTTTTTCGGGCGGTACGGGCCGCAGAAGGGGGACGGCCAGCCCACCGTGACCCGGGAGGAGACCGAACGGCGGATCGTGGCGGCGGTCAGAGCGTTCCTTCATGCTTTGCCGGAAAGGGGGGCGGCATCCACTCAGCCCGCTCGCCAGGGGCGTTAG
- a CDS encoding acyl-CoA dehydrogenase family protein translates to MTSQPRDSAALLAQLDPEALARLGQRVDLPALLAAASRLSDRQLGQLARAMKGGGAPKALPEPDGDFYGQLDDLTPEQQEVRLAVRGFMQEHVAPIMNAYWSRDEFPRHLIPELRKLNLPRRIWNEDGTRRPGATMTEGMITLEACRVDVSTAVFFGVHAGLAFASIALGGSAEQKAEWLPKMLDLEAIGAFGLTEPEGGSQVSQGMRTTCRQDGDGWVLSGEKYWIGNSPFSDFTVVWARDEDTQEVRGFIVRAGTPGYHVRKIEGKVALRIVENGHITLTECRVPDSDRLQETRGWRTTAEVLRLTRAGVAWQGVGCAFGAYELALGYAQRREQFGKPIGNFQLIQNHLVHMLGNVTSMLSLVLRLSRMADAGQMRDEHASLAKVVTAARCRETVALARETFGGNGILLDNGVIKHFADTEAIYSYEGTNEINTLVVGRAITGFSAFV, encoded by the coding sequence ATGACCTCCCAACCAAGAGATTCCGCGGCCCTGCTCGCCCAGCTCGACCCCGAGGCGCTGGCGCGGCTGGGCCAGAGGGTGGACCTTCCCGCCCTGCTCGCGGCCGCCTCGCGCCTGAGTGACCGGCAACTCGGGCAGCTCGCGCGGGCGATGAAGGGCGGCGGTGCCCCCAAGGCCCTCCCCGAGCCCGACGGCGACTTTTACGGGCAACTGGACGACCTCACCCCCGAGCAACAGGAGGTCCGGCTGGCCGTGCGCGGCTTCATGCAGGAACACGTCGCGCCCATCATGAACGCGTACTGGAGCCGCGACGAGTTCCCGCGGCACCTCATCCCCGAGTTGCGAAAGCTGAACCTGCCCCGGCGCATCTGGAACGAGGACGGCACCCGAAGGCCCGGCGCGACGATGACGGAGGGCATGATCACCCTGGAGGCCTGCCGGGTGGATGTGTCCACCGCTGTCTTTTTCGGCGTCCACGCGGGGCTGGCCTTCGCCTCCATCGCGCTGGGGGGCTCAGCCGAGCAGAAGGCCGAGTGGCTGCCGAAGATGCTCGACCTGGAGGCCATCGGCGCGTTCGGCCTCACCGAGCCCGAGGGCGGCTCGCAGGTCAGCCAGGGGATGCGGACGACCTGCCGCCAGGACGGGGACGGGTGGGTGCTCAGCGGCGAGAAGTACTGGATCGGCAACTCGCCCTTCAGCGACTTCACGGTGGTCTGGGCGCGCGACGAGGACACCCAGGAGGTGCGCGGCTTCATCGTGCGGGCCGGAACACCCGGTTACCACGTCCGCAAGATCGAGGGCAAGGTCGCGCTGCGGATCGTGGAAAACGGGCACATCACGCTGACGGAATGCCGGGTGCCGGACTCGGACCGGCTCCAGGAGACGCGCGGCTGGCGCACGACCGCCGAGGTGCTGCGGCTGACGCGGGCGGGCGTGGCGTGGCAGGGGGTGGGCTGCGCCTTCGGGGCCTACGAACTCGCGCTGGGGTACGCACAGAGGCGCGAGCAGTTCGGCAAGCCCATCGGGAACTTCCAGCTTATCCAGAACCACCTCGTCCACATGCTGGGCAACGTGACGAGCATGCTCTCGCTCGTGCTGCGCCTCTCGCGGATGGCGGACGCGGGGCAGATGCGCGACGAACACGCCTCGCTCGCCAAGGTGGTGACCGCCGCCCGCTGCCGCGAGACGGTGGCGCTCGCCCGCGAGACCTTCGGCGGCAACGGCATCCTGCTCGACAACGGGGTCATCAAGCACTTCGCCGACACCGAGGCGATCTATTCGTACGAGGGCACGAACGAGATCAACACGCTGGTCGTGGGCCGCGCGATCACGGGGTTCAGCGCCTTCGTATAA